In Musa acuminata AAA Group cultivar baxijiao chromosome BXJ2-3, Cavendish_Baxijiao_AAA, whole genome shotgun sequence, the following proteins share a genomic window:
- the LOC135607689 gene encoding heavy metal-associated isoprenylated plant protein 28-like gives MTIVEMCVHMDCAGCESKIRKALQKLEGVDNVEIDMGSQKVTVTGYVDQKKVLKAVRRTGRRAVLWPYQYSAEQHHTFNHQYHQHHPALAQAGVSGPSSSYNYYKHGYDDSRIHGYYQQPAMTGNRTGDIFSDENPNACSVM, from the exons ATGACG ATTGTGGAGATGTGCGTGCATATGGATTGCGCAGGTTGTGAAAGCAAGATAAGGAAAGCCCTGCAGAAGTTAGAAG GAGTTGACAATGTGGAGATCGATATGGGAAGTCAGAAGGTGACGGTGACGGGATATGTTGaccagaagaaggtgctcaaggcgGTGAGGAGGACGGGGAGGAGGGCGGTGCTGTGGCCTTACCAGTACAGCGCCGAGCAACACCACACCTTCAACCACCAGTACCACCAGCACCACCCGGCACTGGCTCAGGCCGGCGTCAGTGGCCCGTCTTCTTCCTATAACTACTACAAGCATGGCTACGACGACTCTCGCATACATGGATACTACCAGCAGCCTGCCATGACTGGGAACAGGACTGGAGATATCTTCAGTGATGAGAATCCAAATGCTTGTTCTGTCATGTGA